One genomic window of Stieleria sp. JC731 includes the following:
- a CDS encoding glycosyltransferase family 4 protein: MRIAFWLLQDSIRQWAGWVAGLHYVRNCLEGLASLPNDSVPEVVAFVPTSLREKLLAGAAFSDSSWFRIHLIEDELLLDLSRRDELARRVNDEHCDLLFPAITPPAVPFDGKCVGWITDLQHKHYPEFFSAAELRHRDELFSFLSATCDRIVCSSAAVQTDMLRFFPEVEDRTFILRFRTHPPASAISGTPDSVMHELQIDEPYVYLPYQFWQHKNHRVVFEAWARLHQESKAPLLVCSGARVDGRNPEHFPSLEQLIESNRLADRIRILGMVPREQQWQLYRNSTFVIQPSLFEGWSTSVEEARSLGKTVLLSDIPVHREQTTSPDDIFEPHDADRLADLIKVRFQDAPTGYSPESERHAIEASTERLQDFGRDLVRLFESTMQCDRKPMSASVLPLLLSAQNEAAKRLEVIEHLKSQVESLNSAQLNSQPGHQASPPPRRRWFRRRQIRADQ, translated from the coding sequence ATGCGGATCGCATTCTGGCTTCTGCAGGATAGTATTCGACAATGGGCAGGATGGGTTGCAGGACTTCACTATGTCCGCAACTGTTTGGAAGGATTGGCAAGCCTGCCCAACGACAGCGTGCCCGAAGTCGTCGCGTTCGTCCCCACAAGCCTACGTGAAAAGCTACTCGCCGGAGCGGCCTTTTCCGATTCATCTTGGTTCCGCATTCACCTGATCGAAGACGAACTGTTGCTGGACCTTTCGCGTCGCGATGAATTGGCCCGTCGCGTCAACGACGAACACTGTGATCTACTTTTTCCTGCGATCACGCCGCCTGCTGTCCCGTTTGATGGCAAGTGCGTCGGTTGGATTACAGATTTACAACACAAACATTACCCCGAGTTTTTTTCCGCAGCCGAATTGCGGCATCGAGACGAACTGTTTTCTTTTTTGTCTGCGACTTGCGACCGAATTGTGTGCAGCAGTGCGGCAGTGCAGACTGACATGCTTCGTTTCTTTCCCGAAGTGGAAGATCGAACTTTCATTCTGCGTTTTCGTACCCATCCGCCCGCATCGGCCATCTCGGGCACACCGGATTCGGTGATGCATGAACTGCAAATCGATGAACCCTACGTTTATCTGCCATACCAGTTCTGGCAGCACAAGAACCATCGTGTCGTTTTTGAAGCCTGGGCGCGACTGCACCAAGAATCGAAAGCACCTTTGTTGGTCTGCTCCGGCGCGAGGGTTGACGGACGAAATCCAGAACACTTCCCTAGCCTAGAGCAGCTGATCGAATCGAATCGGCTTGCCGACCGCATTCGTATCCTTGGAATGGTGCCACGCGAGCAGCAATGGCAGCTCTATCGGAATTCGACGTTTGTTATCCAACCATCACTCTTCGAAGGCTGGAGCACTTCTGTCGAAGAAGCACGCTCACTTGGGAAAACGGTTCTACTTTCTGATATACCCGTTCACCGCGAACAGACAACGTCACCGGACGATATCTTCGAGCCTCATGATGCGGATCGGCTTGCAGATTTAATCAAGGTACGTTTCCAAGATGCACCGACCGGTTATTCACCGGAATCGGAACGCCACGCGATCGAAGCCTCCACGGAGCGACTGCAGGACTTTGGACGCGATTTGGTGCGATTGTTTGAATCGACAATGCAGTGTGACCGCAAACCGATGTCGGCGAGTGTTCTACCACTCCTGCTGTCAGCTCAAAACGAAGCGGCTAAACGCTTGGAAGTCATTGAGCATCTCAAATCCCAAGTCGAGAGCTTGAACTCGGCTCAGCTGAACTCTCAGCCAGGTCATCAGGCAAGCCCTCCACCGCGGCGACGATGGTTTCGTCGCCGACAAATCCGCGCCGACCAGTAA
- a CDS encoding NAD-dependent epimerase/dehydratase family protein produces the protein MAPSTVLVTGASGFLGSTIGRVVRPLCDRLLFVTGSSSPSLATDLPDRTYSFRLPDHRLAMILARERPQWIIHCAGSASVRASIADPKADFKNNVMVTESLYDTISKHSPDSNVVNLSSAAVYGQPQKLPITLGTPVKPVSPYGKHKRQCELITDQYRRRFGIHTVNLRIFSSYGPGLRKQVLWDIFRKAKSNSEVTLFGDGTETRDFVFSRDIANLIGNLVTTPESRLHLHPHYINVATGRSVEIKTIAQLFLKQLGSDRPLRFSGESSSGDPKHWAVEINHDSDFTIQNVTPLEDGLAIYANWIRSITENTDADRILASAG, from the coding sequence CGGCCGCGTCGTGCGTCCCTTATGTGACCGATTGTTGTTTGTCACCGGATCCAGCAGTCCATCACTTGCGACGGATCTGCCGGACCGCACTTATTCATTTCGATTGCCCGACCATCGCTTGGCAATGATCCTTGCGCGTGAACGTCCACAATGGATCATTCACTGTGCGGGGTCAGCGAGTGTGCGTGCTTCGATCGCCGATCCGAAAGCGGACTTCAAAAACAATGTCATGGTGACAGAGTCGCTTTATGACACGATATCGAAGCACTCGCCGGATTCAAACGTTGTCAACTTATCCAGCGCCGCCGTCTATGGTCAGCCACAAAAGCTGCCGATCACATTGGGAACCCCGGTTAAACCGGTTTCGCCCTATGGCAAACACAAACGACAATGTGAACTGATCACAGACCAGTACCGTCGCCGTTTCGGCATCCACACGGTTAACCTTCGAATATTCAGTTCTTATGGTCCTGGGCTTCGCAAACAAGTGCTATGGGACATCTTCCGAAAGGCCAAGTCGAATTCCGAAGTCACCTTATTCGGCGATGGGACCGAAACGCGAGACTTCGTGTTCTCGCGTGATATCGCAAACTTGATCGGGAACTTGGTAACAACTCCCGAATCACGTCTGCACCTGCATCCGCATTACATCAATGTTGCGACCGGCAGGTCGGTCGAAATCAAAACCATCGCTCAGCTGTTTTTAAAGCAACTGGGCTCGGATCGGCCGCTGCGATTTTCCGGCGAGAGTTCCTCCGGTGACCCAAAGCATTGGGCGGTGGAGATCAATCACGACAGCGACTTTACCATCCAGAACGTCACACCTCTTGAAGACGGCTTAGCGATCTACGCCAACTGGATTCGATCGATTACGGAGAACACTGATGCGGATCGCATTCTGGCTTCTGCAGGATAG